The DNA region GATGAGTTGGCGGTCGTCCTGACGGGCGGCGGAAAATCCAGCCGGAGGGAATAGGATCTCGAGCGAGGTGTTGGGTGTCAGTGGAATGTGGTGGCCGCGGGCGAGGGGATGAGCGTCGGGCAGGGTGAGTTGTGCGATGGTGGATGCCTCGCTGACATATGTTGTCGAGCCGTCAGGTTTGGCAGGATGGGTCAATGCGTAGCCATTGTGGGTGACGCTGTCGTGGTGGACGATCCAGTTGGCGGGGGTGTTGTGACTGATCTGGGTGAGATGGCGTTGGATGGTGTAGCGCCACATGTCGGTGCGGCCGGAGCCGACCGCGAGCGGACGCTGGTCTGGTAGTTCTAGCAATGTGGAGCAGGCCGCATCGTCCAGATCATAGATGGTGAGGCGTGCGGTCTCGGGCGGATCGTGGGTGATCGTGAGGGAACCTCCAGGAAGCTGGGCGCATTGGGTTGCGACGCGTTCGGCCAGCCCGCCTAGCATGAGGTTCAGCGATGTGAGTCCGGCTGCGATGAAATGGAGGTGGGCGATGGATGCCAGGACGGTGGCGAGCCCGCAGCTGATGATTGCGAGGGTGAGGGGCCAGAGTAAAAGGTTGCCGACGATGGATGCCGGGGTCACGAGGTTGAAGTAGTGGATGGAGAATGGCGCTGTGGCGGCGATTGCTCCAAGGGAGGCGCAGGCATTTCCTGCCAGGAATTTACTGGTAACCGTGGTTGCCCGTTGCGTGCGGGTCAGGAGCCGTTTCGGGATGAAGGGATCGTGATCAAGCGTGGAGTCGAGCTTTTGGTAAAGCGAGCTGCCTACGATCACGAGACCAAGTAGGGCGGAGAAGCTGAATTGGAATGCGGGCTGGAAAAGCAAATAGCTGTCGTTGATCAAAAGGAGCAAGGCTGCGATGCAGATGAGGTTGGTGACTCGGACCTTGCGGTCGATGAGGAAAATTGTGATGCCGATCGTTCCCATCCATGCTGCGCGCATTGCCGACGGCGGGGAGCCTACTGCCAGTGCGTAGATGAACATGGCCGGTGGTGCCAGGATCAACGAGAGCTTGAGCGGGGCTTTGAGCAGTCGGGCCGCGGTTGTGACGAGTACCCCGAGTAGGCCGACGTGGAGGCCGCTGACGGCAAACAGGTGGAACACACCCGCGTGTCTAAAGGTGGTGAGTTGGTCTGGAGTGAGGCTGGATCGGTCGCCGAGCAGCGTCGCACGCACGACTGCCGCCGCTGGTGATTGTGGGTTGCCGTGTAAGACGAGATCCTTGGTGTGGTCTCTCCAGCTTGGGGGCTTGGGTGTTGTGGGATGCAGGTTGCGGAGGTGGTGTGGAACAAGGAGTTCTGCGCGGATGCCGCGGGATCGCAGGAAGGTGCGGTGGTCGAACTCGCCGGGGTTGCGCGCAGCGGCGGGGCTCGTGAGTGTTCCCTCCAAGGTGATCGGTGATCCGTTGGCGGGGAAAGGAGACGTGCTTGTTGTGATCAGTCGCAGCGGGGCGTTGATCGGGGCGGTGGATTCGATTTCCGAAACATCGATAACCGCCTCCGAGCGCCAGGAGTAGGTTTTACTGGAGGCGATGGTTCCGTGAATCGTCACGTGGTGCGGGTGTGCCGGCGCCTCACCGTGGACGTGGATGCGGTGGCTGTGCCAAAGGTGGGCGGCAACAACCATCAGTGCGGCGAGAGCGACGCGATGGGTGACCTTCCTCGGGCGCCGTGCGTTTCTGATTGATGGTAAATAGCAAGCTGCCAGCACTGCGAGGGTGGCCAATACAACGCCTACGGTAGGTGTGTTTGTTTGGCTGGCCGTGATGCCTGCTACTGCCGCCAGAGTGGGCAGCAAAAAAGGAGCGCGATCCGACTGCGTGGTGAGTTGGCGTCGCGCTCCGTGGGTGATAGCGGATCTAATGGATTGGATCCGTGTTAGAGAGGTGTGGGGAATGACCTGTGTTCAGTTGGCCGGAGGGTGACGGGGTTGTCGTCAGATGCGGTCGTTCCGGTGGACGAAATGGAGGGCTTCGCGAGTGCGATGTGCTGGTTAGCTGGCGAGTTCGCGCAGCATGTGGCTGGCATTTGCGCTGTTGCGGGTCTCTGGGAACTTATCGATGATGGACTGGAGGGTGTCTGCGGCGAGCATGCGGTTATCGAGTTCGTCTTTGGCGATCTCCACAATGCGGAAGCGGAAGTAGGCTTCGTCGTCCATTTCCCATTCATGAGCGGCGAGAGCTGACTGGCAGGTGGCGAGTGCTCCGGAGGGATCATTGAGCTTTTCACGCTGCAGTCTGATCGCTTCCACCCATGGGGTCCTGTCGGTTGGGTCGTGGTCGGCGAGCTTGATGAATTCTTGGACCGCGGCCTTGTAATCTCCCTGCGCGACCTTGGCTCGGGCGGCGGAACCTGGGTCGGGCTCGGCTTTTTCGGGAGCGTTGTAGAACATATCGCTCACTTTTTCGCCGATTGCCGGGGCTAGCAAAAGTGCCCCGATGATCCCCATGATAGCGCCACCGGCGATGAAAATGAGCACGCTGTAGGCATCGTTGTCCTGGTTGGTTGCAAGTGAGTAGGTGCCAAGTCCTACCAGCGCGAAGAGCGTCAGTTTGATCAAGAGGGAGGAGTTCATGAGGGTGGGGGTAATGGGTTGATCCTCAGAATCTAGTGTGCGCCTCAGGAGTCGTTTGGGTGGTGGTTTAATGCACGTTCTTGATGCTGGGATGGCAAGGAAGGTAACAAAGTGGGTGCAGGTGTGGCAATCATTCCTTGAGGCGGAAATTGCAGGGATTGCCGCGAGCTTGGTGGTGCATTGCGGTGGGCTGCGTGGCCGCAGAATAATCTCGGATTTTTACAAATTTCGACTTGCTTGAAGTGCGATATGGATACTATATCTAGCGTGCGCCGAAACCGAGAGGTTAACGCGGGTATAGCTTAATGGTAAAGCTCCAGCCTTCCAAGCTGATTATACGGGTTCGATTCCCGTTACCCGCTCCATTTCTGTTCCCGGGTTTGGTGTGATACCCCAAACGAATTATGAAAAACTCTCGAATTTTTCTGTTGGTGGGCGCACTAATGACCGCCCCGGTAGCGCACGCTGCAAGTGCATCTGATATCCAAGCCGCGGCTCAGGCCGACCCATCTGGCGCTGCGATGATCACGAGCGAGGCTGTGTCGAAAGAGCCGAAGAAGGCAGCAGCATTTGTTAAGGCTGCCATTGTTGGTGCGGGTCTTCAGAACAAACCAAAGTCGGTGGCGATTGTGGTGCAGGCTGCGATTGCCGCAGCGGGTGGTCAGGCCGCTGAAATCATCGCGGCTGCGTTGCAGGTCGCTCCAGGTGCTGCGGATGAGTTGAACAAATTTGTCGCCCAGGGTGGAGGCAGCCAGCAGCCTGCTAATGTTGGCGGTGGCGGCGGATCTCAGGGCGGGGGGCAAGGTGGTCCTTATATGAAGCCTAAAGGTGCTGGAACCAATGCTGTCGGTGGAGGTAACACGTTTGTGATCCCGCCTGCAACTTCGAGCACCTCGGTGGTGGTTGAAGAAGATGGTGGTGCTGGTGATGAGGGCGGCGGATCCACTGGTGGCGGCGGAAGCTCGTCCGGTGGTGGAGGACGTCCTCCTGTTGGGACCAACGGAGGTACTCGCTAAGCGTTTCCGTTAGATAATGAATTTTAGACCTGCCCGTGATTTTCGCTGGCAGGTTTTTTGTGTCCTTGGGAAGTCGGGGTGAGTGTGCGGATTTCTAAGTTTTTTCTTCCGTTGAGTCTTGATGTGGGATGCGTGGGGAGGTAGCTTTTGTTTGGCGCTCCAGCGTGGGCGCATGGCTAAACAAACAAGACATAGCATATGAAAACACTAGTATTTGCGGCGCTCGGCGCAGTGGCCGCGGCATCCGTGGCGCAGGCTGCGGTGACTCAGAATAACGAGGCGAACGATCAGATCTGGACTCAGCCTGGTTTCTCGGCTGGCGGAACCGAGCTCTATGACCAGCGCTCGCTCACCATTACCGGCAGTCAGGGTTTGACCATTGATTCGGTGCGAGTGCTTTTGGACACCTCGGGTACCTTCGATGATAGTTTGGCGATCGATATTGACGCGGACGGTACGATCGATTTCGTCGCTTCTCAGTCAGACGCTTACGCGACTACTGGCGTAAATAACTATTCGCCATGGGTCGGGGCATCTCCATACACGTTGGATATGACCATTACATCCACCGGCACCACCATTAAAGCGTTTTGGGGCGGGGTTGAGATCAATGTTGGTGCTGTGAATGGCTTCAACAATGCATCCTCGTTCACCTTGCTCGACTGGGGGTTGATCGGAGCGGGCTCGAATGAGATTCCTACCGACAATTTCACCTCGACGTCCATGCGTCTTGGTAGCGTGAACGAGAGCGGTCCATCTGGGAACAACATGAGCTTCAATATTGATGCAGTTGTGATCAAGGATACCTCCGGTGGTACTACCGTGTATGATCCAGATGGTGATGGCGTCCCAGCGCAGGCTGTTCCTGAGCCTGGTTCCTCGTTGTTAGTGGGTATTTCCGGTGCGATGGCATTGTTGCGTCGTCGCCGTGCCTAGGCTTCTTCTTGAAGAACCCTGTTTTTGTTTGGCCGCTGTGTCGCGCGAGCGACGCAGCGGCTTTCTTTGGTCTTCAGGGGAAGTAACGGCGCGCTTTGACTTTTTTTGCTTGTCATTGGTCAGTGAATCGCCCAAAACCGCCAATCATTTACCCTCTCTACCGAGAAACACGATATGAAGAAGAACACACTAGTTATTCCGTCCCTTGTGGCACTTGCTGCGACCGCGTCGTCGGCATCGGCTCAAGGTTTGCTTGACGTTTCGCCAACCTCCGGTGAGACCGGATCGCTTCCATTGACTTTCACTGCAGGTGTTGAAACCGGCTGGGACAGCAACGTGAACAACAG from Sulfuriroseicoccus oceanibius includes:
- a CDS encoding ComEC/Rec2 family competence protein, which translates into the protein MLPTLAAVAGITASQTNTPTVGVVLATLAVLAACYLPSIRNARRPRKVTHRVALAALMVVAAHLWHSHRIHVHGEAPAHPHHVTIHGTIASSKTYSWRSEAVIDVSEIESTAPINAPLRLITTSTSPFPANGSPITLEGTLTSPAAARNPGEFDHRTFLRSRGIRAELLVPHHLRNLHPTTPKPPSWRDHTKDLVLHGNPQSPAAAVVRATLLGDRSSLTPDQLTTFRHAGVFHLFAVSGLHVGLLGVLVTTAARLLKAPLKLSLILAPPAMFIYALAVGSPPSAMRAAWMGTIGITIFLIDRKVRVTNLICIAALLLLINDSYLLFQPAFQFSFSALLGLVIVGSSLYQKLDSTLDHDPFIPKRLLTRTQRATTVTSKFLAGNACASLGAIAATAPFSIHYFNLVTPASIVGNLLLWPLTLAIISCGLATVLASIAHLHFIAAGLTSLNLMLGGLAERVATQCAQLPGGSLTITHDPPETARLTIYDLDDAACSTLLELPDQRPLAVGSGRTDMWRYTIQRHLTQISHNTPANWIVHHDSVTHNGYALTHPAKPDGSTTYVSEASTIAQLTLPDAHPLARGHHIPLTPNTSLEILFPPAGFSAARQDDRQLITRVHCGNWRILLLDAAGFLPCATVLAHAPETLRADIVVGGWPNHDVPLTSALLHYIKPKAIILRSPPISIPHARQRKLNQLLEQSGATIIRLRDHGAAIIEIDGQSLRVTGHVSGHHWEFNQSADASDRSSSPYPATAVQNQ
- a CDS encoding PEP-CTERM sorting domain-containing protein, whose translation is MKTLVFAALGAVAAASVAQAAVTQNNEANDQIWTQPGFSAGGTELYDQRSLTITGSQGLTIDSVRVLLDTSGTFDDSLAIDIDADGTIDFVASQSDAYATTGVNNYSPWVGASPYTLDMTITSTGTTIKAFWGGVEINVGAVNGFNNASSFTLLDWGLIGAGSNEIPTDNFTSTSMRLGSVNESGPSGNNMSFNIDAVVIKDTSGGTTVYDPDGDGVPAQAVPEPGSSLLVGISGAMALLRRRRA